A genomic window from Arthrobacter globiformis includes:
- a CDS encoding amylo-alpha-1,6-glucosidase: MAGWNADTAAGSAGPGAVTLVEGSSFCISGANGDISPEYPHGVFFEDTRILSTWHLTVNGAPLEALAAKTKEPFRALFAGRVPRPDGHADSPLIVERLREVGTGILEQITVRNYATVPAECVVSLKVDADFADLFEVKEARIQGRWSESREADGDALTIRAVWQDIRKGVVVSGSGADATPEALTYHAVVPPHGEWSATVSAVPTADMSGSAAPFVRADDGGLSPRDLRRQEWVSKIPMLRMGNRSIERTLRRSYDDLGALRIEDPHHPDRIVVAAGAPWFMALFGRDSLWASLMALPVDPSLAFGTIQTLAERQGTVVDVMSEEEPGKILHEVRLDVSSGLALGGKSAYYGSVDATPLFVALFGEVSRWGFAAETTAALLPHVDRALDWIRDYGDKDGDGFVEYERLNDTGLINQGWKDSWDGINFADGTLAEPPIALCEVQAYVYSAYMARSWIAYDAGDVALSAEYRERGAQLKRQFNEQFWLPDRGYYAVALDGRKRPVDACASNMGQCLLFGIVDQDKAPLVAERLMSPEMFSGWGVRTLATNMGAYNPASYHNGSVWPHDNAIIAAGLLRYGFVEQAQRISTALFEAAEYSEGRLPELFCGFSREHFDEPVPYPTACSPQAWAAATPIQLVKSLMGYYADVARGGLWMDPVLPESYGDLHITNAPMADSRITIDISGSVANVQGLPKGMLFHHGIRPWASDLAEKANHTGDRHPD; encoded by the coding sequence ATGGCTGGATGGAATGCTGACACTGCTGCAGGTTCGGCGGGGCCGGGCGCGGTCACCCTGGTGGAGGGCTCATCATTCTGCATCTCGGGGGCGAACGGGGACATCAGCCCGGAGTATCCGCATGGGGTCTTCTTTGAGGACACCCGCATCCTGTCCACTTGGCATCTGACCGTTAACGGAGCTCCATTGGAGGCACTCGCCGCCAAGACCAAGGAACCGTTCAGGGCCCTCTTCGCCGGCCGCGTCCCACGCCCGGACGGGCACGCGGACAGCCCGCTGATTGTCGAACGCCTCCGCGAGGTGGGCACCGGAATCCTGGAGCAGATCACCGTCAGGAACTACGCGACGGTCCCCGCCGAATGCGTGGTCTCCCTCAAAGTCGATGCGGACTTCGCTGACCTCTTCGAGGTGAAGGAGGCGCGCATCCAGGGGCGCTGGAGCGAATCCCGAGAAGCGGACGGTGACGCGCTGACCATCCGGGCCGTCTGGCAGGACATTCGGAAGGGCGTCGTCGTGTCGGGCAGCGGTGCCGACGCCACGCCGGAGGCCCTGACGTACCACGCCGTTGTCCCGCCGCATGGAGAATGGAGCGCCACTGTCAGCGCGGTGCCCACCGCAGACATGTCCGGTTCCGCGGCGCCCTTTGTTCGTGCGGACGACGGCGGACTGTCTCCGCGCGACCTCCGCCGGCAGGAGTGGGTGTCAAAGATTCCGATGCTCCGCATGGGCAACCGCTCCATCGAGCGGACGCTTCGCCGCAGCTATGACGACCTGGGCGCACTTCGCATCGAGGATCCCCACCACCCGGACCGGATCGTGGTGGCCGCCGGTGCGCCCTGGTTCATGGCGCTGTTCGGCCGGGACTCCCTGTGGGCGTCCCTGATGGCGCTGCCGGTGGATCCGTCCCTGGCCTTCGGCACCATCCAGACCCTCGCCGAGCGCCAGGGCACCGTGGTGGATGTGATGAGCGAGGAGGAACCGGGGAAGATCCTGCACGAGGTCCGGCTTGATGTCTCCAGCGGCCTGGCCCTGGGTGGCAAGTCCGCCTACTACGGCAGCGTCGACGCCACGCCTCTGTTCGTGGCCCTGTTCGGGGAAGTCAGCCGCTGGGGATTCGCCGCCGAAACCACCGCCGCCCTGCTGCCGCACGTGGACCGGGCGCTGGACTGGATCCGCGACTACGGCGACAAGGACGGCGACGGCTTCGTCGAGTACGAACGGCTCAACGACACGGGTCTGATCAACCAGGGCTGGAAGGATTCGTGGGACGGCATCAACTTTGCCGACGGGACTCTGGCCGAGCCCCCGATCGCGCTGTGCGAGGTGCAGGCCTACGTTTACAGCGCCTACATGGCGCGGTCCTGGATAGCTTACGACGCCGGCGACGTGGCTTTGTCGGCCGAGTACCGGGAGCGCGGGGCGCAGCTAAAAAGGCAGTTCAACGAGCAGTTCTGGCTGCCCGACCGCGGCTATTATGCCGTCGCCTTGGACGGCCGCAAGCGGCCGGTGGACGCGTGCGCGTCCAACATGGGGCAATGCCTGCTGTTCGGCATCGTCGACCAGGACAAGGCCCCGCTGGTGGCAGAACGGCTCATGTCCCCGGAGATGTTCAGCGGCTGGGGCGTGCGGACCCTGGCCACCAATATGGGTGCCTACAACCCCGCCAGCTACCACAACGGATCCGTCTGGCCCCACGACAATGCGATCATCGCGGCCGGTCTTCTGCGCTACGGCTTTGTCGAGCAGGCACAGCGGATCTCCACAGCCCTCTTTGAGGCGGCCGAATACTCGGAAGGCCGGTTGCCGGAACTGTTCTGCGGCTTCAGCCGGGAGCACTTCGACGAACCAGTCCCCTATCCCACGGCCTGCTCTCCCCAGGCCTGGGCCGCCGCCACGCCGATCCAGCTCGTGAAGAGCCTGATGGGCTACTACGCCGACGTTGCCCGCGGCGGCCTCTGGATGGATCCGGTACTCCCCGAATCCTACGGCGACCTGCACATCACCAACGCCCCCATGGCCGACAGCCGGATCACCATCGACATTTCCGGTTCCGTCGCGAACGTTCAGGGGCTGCCCAAAGGCATGCTCTTCCACCATGGAATCCGCCCCTGGGCGTCCGATCTGGCGGAAAAGGCGAACCACACAGGTGATCGGCATCCTGATTAA
- a CDS encoding thiamine pyrophosphate-binding protein has product MTSLTVSGRVAQVLSSYISDVFGVMGNGNVYFLDAAEKEGLRFTAVRHEGAAIAAADAYYRTSGRLAAGTTTYGPGYTNALTALAEAVQAKIPVVLVTGDAPSSGARPWDVDQAAIAAGLGAATFTVTREAAGAITQEAVEYALARRTAVVIAVPYDLAALEAAEEELPVPPPAAAAVADDVDGGLGRAAEVLAGAKRPLILAGRGAHLAGAGPELRELADRLGALTAGTALALNLLQGEGYLGVAGGFGTDTAAGLMNEADVVLVAGASLSPFTMRFGHLISPDATVIQIDTAMEPTHPRVDLFVGADVKAAAGRLLRLLDGATPSEAGASKAWRAEALNRLAEGPCHHPGSTETPDGRLDPRALATALDAVLPERRTVVQDGGHFMGWAPMYWRIPRPQDLVMVGTAYQAIGLGLASAVGAARAVDAGNTLVLTAGDGGFLMGLSDLESLVGTASSAVVVIYNDAAYGAEIHQYGSQGLTEKPMLIPEVDFSGIARAIGAESAIIRTLEDLSALQDWIDAGAKGTFVADCRITSSVRAQWLTEWMKAKETVAS; this is encoded by the coding sequence ATGACTTCACTTACAGTGTCCGGCCGCGTGGCGCAGGTTCTCAGCAGCTATATCAGTGATGTGTTCGGCGTGATGGGCAACGGAAACGTCTACTTCCTGGACGCCGCCGAGAAGGAGGGCCTCCGCTTCACGGCGGTACGCCATGAAGGTGCCGCCATCGCTGCGGCGGACGCCTACTATCGGACATCCGGGCGGCTGGCGGCGGGGACCACCACCTACGGCCCCGGTTACACCAACGCCCTGACGGCCCTCGCGGAAGCGGTCCAGGCGAAGATTCCCGTCGTGCTCGTCACCGGAGACGCCCCGAGCAGCGGCGCACGTCCTTGGGACGTGGACCAGGCGGCGATCGCCGCCGGGCTGGGGGCGGCGACCTTCACGGTCACCCGTGAAGCCGCGGGCGCAATCACGCAGGAAGCGGTGGAGTACGCACTTGCCCGGCGGACCGCCGTCGTGATCGCCGTTCCGTACGATCTGGCGGCCCTTGAGGCGGCGGAGGAAGAGCTTCCCGTGCCGCCGCCGGCGGCGGCTGCGGTGGCGGACGACGTCGACGGCGGACTCGGACGGGCGGCCGAAGTGCTCGCCGGCGCGAAACGGCCGCTCATCCTTGCCGGCCGCGGTGCGCACCTGGCCGGAGCCGGCCCCGAACTCCGGGAACTCGCCGACCGCCTCGGCGCGCTCACCGCGGGGACGGCATTGGCGCTGAACCTGCTGCAGGGCGAGGGGTACCTCGGCGTCGCGGGCGGCTTCGGCACGGATACCGCCGCCGGGCTCATGAACGAGGCGGACGTGGTGCTGGTGGCGGGGGCGAGCCTGAGCCCCTTCACGATGCGCTTCGGCCACCTGATTAGTCCGGACGCCACCGTGATCCAGATCGACACCGCCATGGAGCCGACGCACCCGCGGGTGGACCTGTTCGTCGGTGCGGACGTGAAGGCCGCCGCAGGCCGGCTCCTCCGGCTGCTGGATGGCGCCACCCCATCCGAGGCCGGTGCATCGAAGGCCTGGCGCGCGGAAGCCCTCAACCGTCTGGCCGAAGGACCCTGCCACCACCCCGGCAGCACGGAGACCCCCGACGGCCGGCTTGACCCCCGGGCGCTTGCCACGGCCCTGGATGCCGTCCTGCCGGAACGCCGCACCGTGGTCCAGGACGGCGGGCACTTCATGGGCTGGGCGCCCATGTACTGGCGCATCCCGCGCCCTCAGGACCTGGTCATGGTGGGTACCGCCTACCAGGCGATCGGGCTTGGACTGGCCAGCGCCGTGGGGGCCGCCCGGGCCGTGGACGCGGGCAATACCCTGGTGCTGACCGCGGGCGACGGCGGATTCCTGATGGGCCTGTCCGACCTTGAGTCGCTCGTGGGCACGGCGAGCAGCGCCGTCGTCGTGATCTATAACGACGCCGCCTACGGGGCCGAGATCCATCAGTACGGCTCGCAGGGCCTGACCGAAAAGCCCATGCTGATCCCCGAGGTGGACTTCAGCGGGATAGCCCGCGCCATCGGGGCTGAATCTGCGATCATCCGCACCCTGGAGGACCTTTCCGCGCTCCAGGACTGGATCGACGCCGGTGCCAAGGGCACCTTCGTGGCCGACTGCCGCATCACCTCGAGCGTCCGGGCCCAGTGGCTGACCGAATGGATGAAGGCAAAGGAGACGGTCGCCAGCTGA
- a CDS encoding Lrp/AsnC family transcriptional regulator: protein MTIPNPRTFDSLDARIILALDKDPEASALALSRTLGVARNTVHARLTKLESGGALRSFSRRLNPAALGYGLLAFLSLAISQARAKSIESGLAAIPEVIEVHATTGDADLMAKVVARDTADLYRITNQILEIDGIQRTSTAISVLELMPPRYDGLLDRLSQQESRLPG, encoded by the coding sequence ATGACCATCCCGAATCCCCGCACCTTCGATTCCCTGGACGCCAGGATCATCCTCGCCCTCGACAAGGACCCGGAAGCGAGCGCCCTGGCTCTTTCCCGGACGCTCGGTGTCGCACGGAACACCGTGCACGCACGCCTGACGAAGCTTGAGAGCGGCGGCGCCCTCAGGTCCTTCAGCCGGAGGCTGAACCCGGCGGCGCTCGGCTACGGCCTGCTGGCTTTCCTCTCCCTGGCCATTAGCCAGGCCCGTGCGAAATCGATCGAAAGCGGGCTCGCTGCTATCCCGGAGGTTATCGAGGTCCACGCCACCACGGGAGATGCGGATCTCATGGCCAAGGTGGTGGCCCGGGACACGGCCGATCTCTATCGAATCACCAACCAGATCCTGGAAATCGACGGAATCCAGCGGACCAGCACGGCCATCTCCGTACTGGAGCTCATGCCGCCCCGCTACGACGGCCTCCTGGACCGGCTGTCACAGCAGGAGAGCCGCCTGCCCGGCTAA
- the hisC gene encoding histidinol-phosphate transaminase, translating into MTSDQTLTATETAHPTLRDAVSGLPSYVPGRRSAGEDIAALASNESHYEPLPAAAAAVAEAAGRMNRYPDMAAVELRERIAGHLAVTAAEIAVGPGSVGVLQQIITGLCDAGDEVIFAWRSFEAYPILVELAGARPVRIPLDDAEGHDLDAMAAAVTERTKVVLLCTPNNPTGVPISHDRIEAFLRSVSSDILVVIDEAYVEYAEAGSGPDSLALYREYPNVCILRTFSKAYGLAGLRVGYAVAAPEIAEGLRRTAIPFAVTALAQKAAVASLDATDEMQARVAVVKKERSRLAARLEAQGWKLQPSQGNFLWIRADDDLRARLVAAFDQADILVRAYQGDGIRITVADPASNDRVLQVMKAVLAARAA; encoded by the coding sequence ATGACCAGTGATCAAACTCTGACGGCAACGGAAACCGCGCACCCCACCCTGCGTGACGCGGTCTCCGGCCTGCCGTCCTATGTGCCGGGCCGGCGCAGTGCCGGCGAGGACATCGCAGCCCTCGCCAGCAACGAAAGCCATTACGAACCCCTGCCCGCGGCCGCCGCCGCGGTGGCTGAAGCGGCCGGCAGGATGAACCGCTACCCGGACATGGCCGCCGTCGAACTCCGGGAACGGATCGCCGGACACCTTGCTGTCACCGCCGCGGAGATCGCGGTGGGACCCGGAAGCGTCGGCGTTCTCCAGCAGATCATCACCGGGCTGTGCGACGCCGGGGATGAAGTGATCTTCGCGTGGCGGAGCTTCGAGGCCTACCCCATCCTGGTGGAGCTGGCAGGTGCCCGGCCCGTCCGCATCCCGCTGGACGACGCCGAGGGCCACGACCTCGATGCGATGGCCGCAGCCGTCACCGAACGGACCAAGGTGGTCCTGCTCTGCACCCCCAACAACCCGACGGGCGTCCCGATCAGCCATGACCGCATCGAGGCGTTCCTCCGCTCCGTCAGCTCGGACATCCTCGTGGTGATCGACGAGGCCTACGTGGAATACGCCGAGGCGGGCAGCGGGCCGGACTCCCTGGCGCTCTACCGTGAATACCCGAACGTGTGCATCCTCCGAACCTTCTCGAAGGCCTACGGACTCGCCGGCCTGCGCGTGGGATACGCAGTGGCTGCGCCGGAAATCGCGGAGGGACTGCGCCGGACCGCCATTCCGTTCGCCGTGACGGCCCTGGCCCAGAAGGCTGCCGTCGCTTCGCTGGACGCGACCGACGAGATGCAGGCGAGGGTCGCCGTCGTCAAGAAAGAGCGCTCGCGGTTGGCCGCACGGCTGGAAGCCCAGGGCTGGAAGCTGCAGCCAAGCCAAGGCAACTTCCTGTGGATCCGGGCAGACGATGACCTCAGGGCGAGGCTCGTGGCCGCCTTCGACCAGGCGGACATCCTGGTCCGCGCCTACCAGGGCGACGGCATCCGGATCACCGTTGCCGATCCTGCTTCCAACGACCGCGTGCTCCAGGTTATGAAAGCCGTCCTGGCAGCCCGCGCAGCCTGA
- a CDS encoding amino acid permease: MEQRTMTSAPALGAALKPRQLTMMGLGSAIGAGLFIGSGAGIQAAGPAVLISYLVAGTLIILVMWALGEMAAANPDSGAFSVYTAKAYGPVAGATVGWLWWLQLVVVIAAEALGAAGLLSTIFPALPVWLMAFVFIVVLTAVNLTSVKNFGEFEFWFALLKVAAIVGFLLVGAALLFGWLPGVASPGLANFIGGDAAPHGFAGIATALFVVAFAFGGTEIVSVAAAETAEPARSVKKAVRTVLWRILVFYIGAIFVIAAVVPVGSAGLKSPFAAVLEAAGMPGAATAITLVAVAALLSALNANLYGASRMAYSLAERGEAPRLLASVSKAQVPVVAVLASVAFGVVTVGLELAFPEMVLPVLLNIVGSTCLLVWTSALLAQLALRIRADRDGTELPLRMPGFPWLTGLGLLILAAIFTVGFIGEDSRPQLLSTFGLVALLAVANWLHHRSANMREQRVESPDRVEPPVLVD; the protein is encoded by the coding sequence ATGGAACAACGGACAATGACGTCTGCCCCGGCGCTTGGCGCCGCCCTCAAACCCCGCCAGCTCACCATGATGGGACTCGGAAGCGCCATCGGCGCGGGTCTCTTCATCGGTTCGGGCGCCGGCATTCAGGCCGCCGGCCCGGCGGTGTTGATCTCTTACCTGGTCGCCGGCACGCTCATCATCCTGGTGATGTGGGCCCTCGGCGAGATGGCCGCCGCCAACCCGGACAGCGGTGCCTTCTCCGTCTACACCGCCAAGGCCTACGGGCCGGTGGCCGGTGCCACGGTGGGCTGGCTCTGGTGGCTGCAGCTCGTGGTGGTCATCGCCGCCGAAGCGCTCGGTGCGGCAGGCCTGCTGTCCACCATCTTCCCGGCCCTGCCGGTGTGGCTGATGGCCTTCGTGTTCATCGTGGTGCTCACCGCCGTGAACCTCACCAGCGTGAAGAACTTCGGCGAGTTCGAGTTCTGGTTCGCCCTGCTCAAGGTGGCAGCCATCGTCGGGTTCCTCCTGGTGGGTGCCGCCCTGCTCTTCGGCTGGCTGCCCGGCGTAGCGTCGCCGGGCCTGGCCAACTTCATCGGAGGCGATGCCGCTCCGCACGGGTTCGCGGGGATTGCCACGGCACTTTTCGTGGTGGCTTTCGCGTTCGGCGGCACCGAGATCGTGTCCGTGGCGGCAGCCGAGACCGCGGAGCCGGCCCGCAGCGTGAAGAAGGCAGTCCGGACGGTGCTGTGGCGCATCCTGGTGTTCTACATCGGTGCCATCTTCGTCATCGCTGCCGTGGTTCCCGTGGGTTCGGCGGGGCTGAAGAGCCCGTTCGCTGCCGTGCTGGAGGCCGCGGGCATGCCCGGTGCAGCGACTGCCATCACCCTGGTAGCCGTAGCGGCACTGCTCTCCGCCCTCAACGCCAACCTTTACGGCGCCTCCCGGATGGCTTACTCCTTGGCTGAGCGGGGTGAGGCTCCCCGTTTGCTCGCTTCCGTCTCCAAGGCCCAGGTCCCGGTCGTCGCAGTCCTGGCCAGCGTCGCCTTCGGTGTTGTCACGGTTGGGCTGGAGCTGGCCTTCCCCGAGATGGTCCTGCCCGTCCTGCTCAACATTGTGGGCTCGACCTGCCTGCTGGTCTGGACGTCCGCGCTCCTCGCCCAGCTCGCGCTCCGCATCCGCGCCGACCGCGACGGAACGGAACTTCCCCTGCGGATGCCCGGCTTCCCGTGGCTCACGGGCCTTGGCCTGCTCATTCTCGCGGCCATCTTCACCGTCGGCTTCATCGGCGAGGATTCCCGTCCCCAGCTCCTGAGCACCTTCGGCCTCGTGGCGCTCCTGGCAGTAGCGAACTGGCTGCACCACCGTTCCGCCAACATGCGGGAGCAGCGCGTCGAGTCCCCGGATCGCGTTGAACCTCCGGTCCTCGTCGACTGA
- a CDS encoding multicopper oxidase family protein — protein sequence MTSRREVLKLGAVGAALTGVLAGGAEPAATTDPISRSQLAPQNTPIPFRAVFRRPPELVPFQRGFDGGDPRRPFERYALTQKLGQARMLPGLSTTVAGFNGIFPGPTIRARQGTRIEVRIRNAFPATGLLQPGAFSTSTHLHGSASLPQYDGYANDITVTGFFKNYHYPNRQTARTLWYHDHKHHITAQNVYSGLAGFYPLTDRFERAQLPQGEFDVPLMLSDALFQADGSLGYSDNSQKGLWGDVILVNGVPWPTMKVKPRIYRFRVLDASISRSYRPALSNGEPVYIVGTDAGMTPVVQAVSSWRQGSAERYEILIDFRKYRPGQTVDLRNLSNKNNIDFANTDKIMRFQVVADSGSGAGSISSVPSRLDGGGSPTASRGGLDTMSLTPQMATVKRQLRFERENGQWSINGVIWDDIERSGFTKLFGNPQPFAVEQWTITNQSGGWFHPVHIHLVDAKIIARNTNGGKPFAWELGPKDVFYAGENESITTLMQFDAIPQEAGRYMIHCHNLVHEDHDMMVQYAVGDLRTNNPITTDPPKRDTLPANAFPPVYRPLFPAGT from the coding sequence ATGACGTCTCGCAGGGAAGTACTGAAACTGGGTGCGGTGGGCGCCGCTCTGACCGGGGTGCTGGCCGGCGGCGCTGAGCCCGCTGCGACCACGGACCCTATAAGCCGCAGCCAGCTTGCACCGCAGAACACGCCAATCCCTTTCAGGGCTGTCTTCCGGCGGCCCCCGGAGTTGGTGCCGTTTCAGCGGGGCTTCGATGGCGGCGACCCGCGGCGACCTTTCGAGCGCTACGCCCTCACCCAGAAACTCGGACAGGCCCGCATGCTGCCTGGCCTTTCCACCACTGTGGCCGGGTTCAACGGGATCTTCCCGGGTCCCACCATCCGGGCCAGGCAGGGAACCCGGATCGAGGTCCGGATCCGCAACGCATTCCCGGCGACCGGACTGCTCCAACCGGGGGCATTCAGCACCTCCACGCACCTGCACGGCTCGGCGTCCCTGCCCCAATACGACGGCTATGCCAACGACATCACCGTTACCGGTTTCTTCAAGAATTACCACTATCCCAATAGACAGACAGCGCGGACGCTTTGGTACCACGACCACAAGCACCACATCACCGCCCAGAATGTGTATTCGGGACTGGCAGGGTTCTACCCGCTGACGGACCGTTTCGAGCGGGCCCAGCTGCCGCAAGGGGAGTTCGACGTTCCGCTGATGCTTTCCGACGCACTGTTCCAGGCGGACGGTTCGCTCGGGTACAGCGACAACAGCCAAAAGGGGCTGTGGGGTGACGTGATCCTGGTCAACGGGGTGCCCTGGCCCACCATGAAGGTCAAGCCACGCATCTACCGTTTCCGCGTGCTCGACGCATCGATCTCACGCTCCTACCGGCCTGCCCTCTCCAACGGTGAACCCGTCTATATCGTTGGCACCGATGCGGGCATGACGCCGGTGGTCCAGGCTGTTTCCTCGTGGCGGCAGGGCAGTGCCGAGCGCTACGAAATCCTGATCGACTTCCGCAAGTACAGGCCCGGGCAAACCGTCGACCTGCGCAACCTCAGCAACAAGAACAACATCGACTTTGCCAACACGGACAAGATCATGCGGTTCCAGGTGGTCGCCGATTCCGGCTCCGGGGCAGGGTCCATCTCCTCCGTCCCGTCGAGGCTGGATGGCGGGGGGTCGCCCACCGCGTCCCGGGGTGGGCTCGACACGATGAGCCTCACCCCGCAGATGGCCACGGTGAAGAGGCAGCTGCGGTTCGAGCGCGAAAACGGCCAGTGGAGCATCAACGGGGTCATCTGGGACGACATCGAAAGGTCCGGGTTCACCAAGCTGTTCGGCAACCCGCAGCCATTCGCCGTCGAGCAGTGGACCATCACTAACCAATCCGGAGGGTGGTTCCACCCGGTACACATCCACCTGGTCGACGCCAAAATCATCGCCCGCAACACCAACGGCGGCAAACCATTCGCCTGGGAACTCGGCCCGAAGGACGTGTTCTACGCCGGCGAGAACGAGTCCATCACCACGCTGATGCAGTTCGACGCCATCCCGCAGGAGGCCGGTCGGTACATGATCCACTGCCACAACCTGGTGCACGAGGACCACGACATGATGGTTCAGTATGCGGTTGGTGATCTGCGGACCAACAACCCAATCACCACCGATCCGCCCAAGCGCGACACCCTGCCCGCGAACGCCTTCCCGCCGGTGTACCGGCCACTGTTCCCGGCGGGGACGTGA
- a CDS encoding aldo/keto reductase, with amino-acid sequence MHTRTLGQGLNVSAVGLGCMGISQSYGPNPGSREDMIAVIRSAHDLGVTFFDTAEVYGPYVNEELVGEALEPIRHQVQVATKFGWRIEDGKSVGLDSRPEQIRRVADASLKRLRTDVIDLFYQHRVDPDVPIEEVAGTVGELIAEGKVRHFGLSEASAGTIRRAHGVQPVTAVQSEYSLWTRDPEAEVLPTLAELGIGFVPFSPLGKGFLTGTVSTDTAFAAGDVRATIPRFSQENRSANAALVEHVAGLARTKGATPAQIALAWLLAQQPWIVPIPGTRSATRIEENAGATTVALSADEVGDLDALAQRIGVQGARYNDQHLGYVNR; translated from the coding sequence ATGCACACACGTACTCTCGGACAGGGCCTGAACGTTTCGGCGGTGGGGTTGGGCTGCATGGGCATTTCGCAAAGCTACGGACCCAACCCCGGCAGCCGCGAGGACATGATCGCTGTGATCCGCTCCGCCCACGACCTCGGGGTGACTTTCTTCGACACCGCCGAGGTGTACGGGCCGTATGTGAACGAGGAGCTGGTCGGCGAGGCCTTGGAGCCGATCCGCCACCAGGTACAGGTCGCCACCAAGTTCGGGTGGCGCATCGAGGACGGAAAGAGCGTGGGCCTGGACAGCCGGCCCGAGCAGATCCGCCGCGTCGCCGACGCCTCACTGAAGCGTCTTCGGACCGACGTGATCGACCTGTTCTACCAGCACCGCGTCGATCCCGACGTTCCCATCGAGGAAGTCGCCGGTACCGTCGGTGAGCTGATCGCGGAAGGCAAGGTCCGGCACTTCGGACTGTCGGAAGCCTCTGCAGGGACCATCCGCCGCGCGCACGGGGTCCAGCCGGTGACGGCGGTCCAGAGCGAGTACTCCCTGTGGACCCGCGATCCCGAGGCGGAGGTGCTCCCAACGCTCGCTGAGCTGGGCATCGGGTTTGTGCCGTTCAGTCCTCTCGGCAAGGGCTTCCTCACCGGCACCGTCAGCACGGACACCGCCTTCGCCGCGGGCGACGTCCGCGCCACGATCCCCCGGTTCAGCCAGGAGAACCGCTCCGCGAACGCCGCGCTCGTCGAGCATGTCGCCGGCCTCGCCCGCACCAAGGGCGCCACCCCGGCGCAGATCGCGCTGGCGTGGCTGCTCGCGCAGCAGCCGTGGATCGTGCCGATTCCGGGCACGCGGAGCGCCACCAGGATCGAAGAGAACGCCGGCGCCACCACCGTGGCCCTGTCAGCGGACGAGGTCGGAGACCTCGATGCGCTCGCGCAGCGGATTGGCGTGCAGGGCGCCCGCTACAACGACCAGCATCTGGGATACGTCAACCGGTGA
- a CDS encoding (R)-mandelonitrile lyase, whose protein sequence is MNIEPAKPTSKNPPEQFAGDVWLDPIALPHESDQRMVVATVRFAPGARTAWHSHARGQYLRVTQGVARFGGRDGTIIEVHPGQTLYTPPGEEHWHAAAPGCFMEHIAMLENGDDPATTTTWLEHITDDEYNGTQS, encoded by the coding sequence ATGAACATCGAACCCGCCAAACCCACGAGCAAGAATCCGCCCGAGCAGTTCGCCGGTGATGTGTGGCTGGACCCCATCGCGCTTCCCCACGAAAGCGACCAGCGCATGGTGGTCGCGACCGTGCGGTTCGCCCCCGGCGCCCGCACCGCCTGGCACTCGCACGCCCGCGGACAGTACCTCCGCGTCACCCAGGGCGTCGCCCGGTTCGGTGGCCGCGACGGCACCATCATCGAGGTTCACCCCGGCCAGACCCTGTACACCCCGCCCGGCGAAGAGCACTGGCACGCTGCCGCACCCGGCTGCTTCATGGAGCACATCGCGATGCTGGAGAACGGTGACGACCCTGCCACGACCACCACCTGGCTGGAGCACATCACCGACGACGAATACAACGGCACCCAGTCCTGA
- a CDS encoding helix-turn-helix transcriptional regulator, with the protein MDNRSEIREFLGTRRAKLSPEQTGLPSFGGTRRVPGLRREEVALLAGVSVEYYTKLERGSLAGVSESVLESLARALQLNEAEREHLYNLARAASPSARPRRKPSEGVTPSVQRLLDSMVGVPAFVRNGRLDVLAINGLGRALYSEAYGQNTETVNLARFAFLDHRSHGLYPDWEKAADTSVAILHTEAGRDPFNKSLTELIGELSTCSEDFRTRWARHDVRLHRGGYKDFRHPAVGDLHLAFDALMLPNAPGLTLTAYSADPGTPSEDGLRLLASWAATESTSTTSKENA; encoded by the coding sequence ATGGACAACCGCAGCGAGATCCGTGAGTTCCTCGGCACACGGAGGGCGAAGCTCAGCCCGGAGCAGACGGGCCTGCCCTCGTTCGGCGGCACCCGGCGCGTCCCCGGGCTGCGCCGTGAAGAGGTCGCGCTGCTGGCCGGCGTCTCGGTTGAGTACTACACGAAACTCGAACGCGGCTCGCTTGCCGGGGTCTCCGAAAGCGTGCTCGAGTCGCTGGCCAGGGCGCTGCAGCTGAACGAGGCCGAACGCGAGCACCTCTACAATCTGGCCCGCGCGGCGTCACCTTCGGCGCGGCCGCGGCGCAAGCCCAGTGAGGGTGTGACTCCCAGCGTTCAGAGGCTGCTGGACTCCATGGTCGGCGTGCCCGCGTTCGTCCGCAACGGCCGGCTGGACGTCCTGGCGATCAACGGCCTTGGGCGTGCCTTGTACTCCGAGGCGTACGGACAGAACACCGAAACCGTGAACCTCGCACGTTTCGCCTTCCTCGACCACCGCTCGCACGGCCTGTACCCCGACTGGGAGAAGGCGGCCGACACCTCGGTCGCGATCCTCCACACCGAGGCGGGCCGTGACCCGTTCAACAAGTCCCTTACCGAGCTGATCGGAGAGCTGTCCACCTGTTCGGAGGACTTCCGCACCCGGTGGGCACGGCACGACGTGCGCCTCCACCGGGGAGGCTACAAGGACTTCCGCCACCCCGCCGTCGGAGACCTGCACTTGGCGTTCGACGCCCTGATGCTCCCGAACGCGCCCGGGCTCACGCTTACCGCCTACAGCGCCGACCCCGGCACCCCGTCGGAGGACGGCCTCCGGCTGCTCGCCAGCTGGGCGGCGACAGAATCGACTTCCACAACCAGCAAGGAGAACGCATGA